CTGCCCTGGGCCACCGAACCCGGCGAGCCCATCAGTCGGAGCGGAGAGGACCCGACGCCGAAGGTCACCAGCCTGCTCCCGGCACCCGGCGGCACACGGTTCGTGGTCCTGACCTTCCCGCCGGACAGCGCGATGGCCGACCCGGCGTTCGACCCCGTCGCCTTCGACCGCGAGCAGCGGGCCGATTCACCGGGCATCGCGGACCTCATGGAACCCGACGGCATGCACACGACGCCGACGGTGGACTACGGCATCGTGCTCCAGGGCGAGATCGTCCTCGAACTCGACGACGGCCGCTGTACACAGCTCTCGGCAGGAGACCTCGTGATCCAGAACGGCACCCGGCACGGCTGGCGCAACCGCAGCGACCAGCCCGTCACGATGGCCTTTGTCCTGGTCGGCACGGAAAGTGACGGCTGAAACGCTGCTGGGCCGCCATCGAAATGCTGGTGTCGCCCGCCTCATGGGCCATGTCTTCCGGGTGAAGCGTGAGGACCGAGAGCTCCCGGGGCGCTGGAACCCGAGAAGCTGACGCAGGTCCTCACCTCATGGCTGCCTTGAACGAAGACGTCGTGCCTCTGATCCGTCGGCCGGTCAGCTCAGGTCGTCCGGCGCGGAGCAGGCGTGTAGTCCCCGATGGGCTGCCCGCAGTAGTCCAGATTCCGGTGGTTGCCAGCCCCCAGGTGTTCCAGAACGGCTGTCTGCATCGGGGTGGTGGGGGTGAGGCGGAGGGCTGTCCGACGGTCCGCAGGCGATTGGCCGAAGACGTGTTCCAGGGCGTCCCGATCGCTGGGTGTGAGGCCCGCCTTGTCTGCCGGGCCGCCTTGTCTGCCGGGCCTGGGCCGTTGTGGTTGATCTGTTATCAGTGCAAGCACGACCAGGACGCGCTCCAGCCGGCGGATGCGTGGCCGGAGATCGGCAGGATCTGCGTGGCGAAGATACTCGGCGTAGAGGCCGTGGCGCCGCTGACCGCGCGGCGCCGGCGTCACGGTCGTTCGCGCATCCTGGGAACGTCGTGCGGCTGGCCAAGCCGAAACCGCGCACCAGTCGGTACATCAGGCGCCCCAGCGAAATCCTGGTCGGCCTCCGCCTTCTTTCGTGCACGAAGGGTACCTGCCACACTTTTTGTGCAGTGCTGATGCCGTGTACGTATCCCCGTGACGGCATCAGCACTCGCCTCGCGATACAGGGGAGTGCCTTGCCGGTCACCAGTCCCGTCTGGATCGGATAGCCACCTCTGACAACGTCCCCTGGCATTGCAGCGACACTGCTGGCGAATCTGGTCGGCGGCCAGCATTTGGGTGCCCCGCAGCTGAGGGATCGGGACCGGCCCCTGCTCAATAACTGGCAGGGCCGAGGCGGGGAGCGCGTTGGTCAGGCGGGGAGGAGGGAGTCGTCCTCGGTGCGGACTCCGGGCAGTTGGTGGCGTGCGGCGATGAGGGCGGCGTCGATGTCGCGGGTACCGGTCGATACACACCGGGGGTAGGCGACGTCGTCCATCCGCCGGTGGGCCTCCTCGCTGCCGTTCTCGGCGTGCAGGACGCGCAGGGTCTCGTACTGCTCGATGAGGTTCCTCAGTACGGCCGGGTGCGCCATGAGCATCGGGAGCCTCCCAGGTCGCCACTTTTCGCATGGGTCATACACGCACCCGTCTGCCCCAGGTCCTGGCGGCCATTCCCCCGTCTTCGGCGGGCAGCCGGGACCACGTCCGGGGCGGTTGTTGGCGGTACGGAGCGGGAGTGGGAGCGGTCGTGCGGGCGACTCGGTGGGTGAGGGGTTGGGGCGACAGCCGGGCTCTTCGTCGACGACGTACGGGGAAGAGCCCGCCCACCCTTCATGTGATCTTCTTACCAGCGTCGGGCGTGTCTTGCCGTTGCGGTCCGGGGCAGGCGTACGGGAAATGTCCGCCCCCGTATGGAGTTCCGGCCATGACGACCTCGTCCCGTGTACCGCGGCACCTGCCCGACGACGGCACGCGCAACGCCGCGGTGGCCGGCTGTCTGGAGCAGGAGAATGCGCAGCTGCGGCACGCGGTTTTTTCCCACGCGACGGTCGACCAGGCCCTCGGTGTCCTCATAGCGGTCCACCGGATTGCGCCGGCCATCGGGTTCGAGGTGCTGCGTGAGGTGTCCCAGCACACCAACATCAAGCTGCACACGGTCGCCGAGATGGTGATCGGCTGGGCGCTGGGGCAGCAGCCGCTGCCGGAGCTGGTGGGCCATGAGCTGGGTGAGGCCGTGCAGCGCCGCTCGCGGCACGACGATGCCCCGGACCCGCCTCAGTAGGACCCTCAGGGGTTGAGGGCCTGCTCGAGGGTGGTGTGGCAGGTGATGACGGCGTCGATGCCGACCAGCTGGAGGACATGGAGGACGGGTTTCTGTGCGGCGGCGATGCGCAGCCATCCCTCAGTGCTGCTGACGGCTTGGTGGGCGGTGACGAAGACGTTGATGCCGCTGGAGTCCATGAAGGTCACGCCGCTGAGGTCCACCACGATCCGCGACGCCTGTGCCACGCCGTCCTCTGGGAGCAGGGCGTTGCTGAAGGCGTTTTTGACGTCGTGGTCGATCTCGCCCTGCACGGTGACGACGCGCACGCCGTCGACCGTGCGGTGTGCGACGGAGAACCGGTCGGGCCGGTCCGCTTGCTCGATGCCGCTCACCGTCTCCTCGAATGCGCTTGGGCCTGCCCCGGGACGGGGCGTGCACGGACGATTCTGCCCCACCTCCAACACCCCATGCCCCCGGATGGCCACGACGAATAACATGGCTCAGACATGTAGGACGGGATCGGGGGTAGTGGCGCGCTCGTGAAGAGTGAATGAGGGCGCGCCCAGAGGCATCCCATAACGGCGGCTACGGCTGTCCGGCGCCGGATGAGTACCTGATCCGCGCCGGCTACGCCCTCGGTGGTGGCGACGGCTGCATCGCCGACGCCCGCCGGCACGCCCTTGCCTTCCTCGACCAGGCCGCAGCCGACTATCCCCTGTCGGTGCCCGCCCCCACGAGGGACCTGACCCAGCTGGTGGTCAGCGAGCTGGTCACCAACGCCTGCAAATACGCCCCCGGCCCGGTCCTGGTGGAACTGCGCATCAACACCTACGCCGTGGACGTCGTCGTGTGGGACAGCGACCCCACCGTTCCCGCGGCCCGGGCCGCCGACCCCGGCCGGATCGGCCAGCACGGCCTGGAGATCGTCAAAGCTGTCGCGAAGGACCTCGTCGTCGAGCAGCAGCCGGTCGGCAAACGCATCACCGCCCGCATCCCCCTGCTCGGCCCGTCGGCAGCGAGCCCGGGGCCCTCCGTCTGACGGGCGGAGGCAGGGTGGCCGGGGTGATCCGCCCCGGCCGGCCTGAGGCGGTGCCGCAGGGGAGGTGCCATGGGTAGTCCGGTGCCGTGCGGGTACCCGCGGCCGGAAGCCCGCCGCCGGCGGCGGGCGCACGCCGGAAGCGTCCGTCAGAAAAGTGGGAGAAAAACATTGGGGTTCCGCGAGTCGGGTTTCGCACTGGCTTCTCGGTGCTCCGCCCGGATACTGGCCGGCCGGTACCGCCTGGACGCGCTCATCGGTTCGGGTGGTGCCGCGGACGTCCATCGTGGCTTTGACTTGAGACTGCGTCGGCCGGTGGCCGTCAAACTCTTCCGGCCCGACACCGGGTTCGACACAGAGGAAGCCTTCCTGAGCGAGGCCATGATTCTGGCCCGGTTGCAGCATCCCGGACTGGTGACCGCCTATGACGCGGGACGGCACGACGGTGACGCATATCTGGTCATGCAACTGATCGAAGGCCACACCCTCAAGGCGCGTATCGCCGAGGGCCCTCTGTCTCCCGGCGCCACCGCCAGGGTCGGCGCCGGTCTCGCCGATGCCCTGGCCCACGCGCACGAGGCGGGAATCGTCCACCGCGACGTCAAGCCGTCCAATGTCATCCTGGACGCATCCGGTCATGCCCATCTCACCGACTTCGGTATATCCCGGCTGCTCGACACCACCACATGCACCGCCACCGGCACCCTCATCGGCACGGCGGCCTATCTCTCGCCCGAACAGGTCCTGGGCCGGCCCGTCGGCCGGCCGGCCGACGTCTACGCCCTGGGGCTGGTACTCCTCGAATGCCTCACCGGCAGGCTCGAATACGACGGCGGTCCCCTGGAAGCGGCGATAGCGCGGCTTCACCGCGCCCCCCGCCTCCCGGACTTCCTCCCCACGGAACTCGCCGCCCTGCTGCGGGACATGACCGCCCTGGACGAGCAGACACGCCCCACGGCACCCCACTGCGCCCGGACACTGACCGCCCTGTCCACCCTGTCCACCGGCACGGACCGCACAGACCTCACGCCCCGCCTGCCCGCAGCCCGTGTCACGAGCATCGCTGCGGGCCGGCAGCCTGCCGATGGCACCACCGGTACCCGCAGGAAGCCGCTGCCCGCCCCGGAGCAGCCCCTAGCCGAAGCGGCCCCCCGAGCCGCTTCGGCACCTGCTCGCACCCGGAGCCGCTTCCTGATGGCCGGGGCAACTGCCGCACTAGCCGCCGCCATAGCCGCCACCCTCGCCGTAGCTGACGGTTCCTCGCAGCACGGCGCTGACAGCAAGGCTGCCCGCCCCGCCGACGGTCCGGCCGCGACCTCC
The sequence above is a segment of the Streptomyces asoensis genome. Coding sequences within it:
- a CDS encoding cupin domain-containing protein, giving the protein MRRVVTGHDESGRSVIVSDGPVPRSREFTSLPGWVSRLPWATEPGEPISRSGEDPTPKVTSLLPAPGGTRFVVLTFPPDSAMADPAFDPVAFDREQRADSPGIADLMEPDGMHTTPTVDYGIVLQGEIVLELDDGRCTQLSAGDLVIQNGTRHGWRNRSDQPVTMAFVLVGTESDG
- a CDS encoding DUF5133 domain-containing protein produces the protein MLMAHPAVLRNLIEQYETLRVLHAENGSEEAHRRMDDVAYPRCVSTGTRDIDAALIAARHQLPGVRTEDDSLLPA
- a CDS encoding STAS domain-containing protein, with protein sequence MSGIEQADRPDRFSVAHRTVDGVRVVTVQGEIDHDVKNAFSNALLPEDGVAQASRIVVDLSGVTFMDSSGINVFVTAHQAVSSTEGWLRIAAAQKPVLHVLQLVGIDAVITCHTTLEQALNP
- a CDS encoding serine/threonine-protein kinase; translation: MGFRESGFALASRCSARILAGRYRLDALIGSGGAADVHRGFDLRLRRPVAVKLFRPDTGFDTEEAFLSEAMILARLQHPGLVTAYDAGRHDGDAYLVMQLIEGHTLKARIAEGPLSPGATARVGAGLADALAHAHEAGIVHRDVKPSNVILDASGHAHLTDFGISRLLDTTTCTATGTLIGTAAYLSPEQVLGRPVGRPADVYALGLVLLECLTGRLEYDGGPLEAAIARLHRAPRLPDFLPTELAALLRDMTALDEQTRPTAPHCARTLTALSTLSTGTDRTDLTPRLPAARVTSIAAGRQPADGTTGTRRKPLPAPEQPLAEAAPRAASAPARTRSRFLMAGATAALAAAIAATLAVADGSSQHGADSKAARPADGPAATSPSPGTPEDGNGTPVTPAPQPSAGHTSSAPAHSVRPVPGNLTATPGTAADTTVSPGTKAVSGPPGQAKKEATTGQDNAQSAKKATKNKKR
- a CDS encoding ANTAR domain-containing protein, giving the protein MTTSSRVPRHLPDDGTRNAAVAGCLEQENAQLRHAVFSHATVDQALGVLIAVHRIAPAIGFEVLREVSQHTNIKLHTVAEMVIGWALGQQPLPELVGHELGEAVQRRSRHDDAPDPPQ
- a CDS encoding ATP-binding protein, with amino-acid sequence MRARPEASHNGGYGCPAPDEYLIRAGYALGGGDGCIADARRHALAFLDQAAADYPLSVPAPTRDLTQLVVSELVTNACKYAPGPVLVELRINTYAVDVVVWDSDPTVPAARAADPGRIGQHGLEIVKAVAKDLVVEQQPVGKRITARIPLLGPSAASPGPSV